From Camelina sativa cultivar DH55 chromosome 7, Cs, whole genome shotgun sequence, one genomic window encodes:
- the LOC104701467 gene encoding uncharacterized protein LOC104701467 produces MATLQRFKFLGTQCGVAVQSPTRSPSPRTSPLVQLRRKKTTLKMLLSLASPSRREQPPLIHHNHKDVAGRKLKDLFVSSSSGEKEEEAEEEVELEERRKGKTKEEVLAAMAARLNAAASLQCESTDTTPAWFGFSKRLLQRAWRPKLDTIPE; encoded by the coding sequence ATGGCTACGTTGCAAAGATTCAAGTTCTTGGGGACACAGTGCGGAGTGGCGGTACAGAGCCCTACACGAAGCCCGAGTCCGAGGACAAGTCCTTTGGTACAGCTTCGACGTAAGAAGACAACCTTAAAGATGCTTTTGAGCCTTGCGTCACCGAGCCGCCGAGAGCAGCCGCCGTTGATTCATCATAACCACAAGGATGTAGCTGGACGCAAACTTAAAGACCTATTCGTCTCTTCGTCTtctggagagaaagaagaagaagcagaagaagaagtggagtTAGAGGAGAGACGGaaagggaaaacaaaagaagaagttcttgCAGCCATGGCAGCTAGATTGAATGCAGCTGCTAGTTTACAATGTGAGTCCACTGACACAACACCTGCTTGGTTCGGATTTAGCAAGCGGCTTCTTCAGAGAGCTTGGCGACCTAAGCTTGATACTATTCCTGAGTAA
- the LOC104701468 gene encoding uncharacterized protein LOC104701468, protein MEVPVINRIRDFEVGINSINDPSFLSRSVAVSGIGKLHQAYGFWKWGALIIAFLAYFTNFVSKLNSLVVRLRKNIDVSVSSPTLFDDYDSDSDVSCSSTASSDDEDEEEEEEDDEEDEDVDSIFSRVNGGFRVRGSDYYNDVDGGERTWMRQRCSGSFGDLFSWPDLGGIGSSGVVKLWDHLDSDGGDDDDDDDDHENVVATFLKNCSFTSSQVFLAAEKNGVDAVKVKACDPRAGFKMPALLAEWRQPGRLLGNIIGIDAGGVEKVYVRDDVSGEIAVGDLRKFNGVLTECEAETWWDADVIISG, encoded by the coding sequence ATGGAGGTGCCGGTGATTAATAGAATAAGAGATTTCGAAGTTGGCATAAACTCGATTAACGATCCTTCGTTTCTTTCTCGATCTGTTGCTGTTTCCGGAATCGGAAAGCTACACCAAGCTTACGGGTTTTGGAAATGGGGAGCTTTGATTATAGCGTTTCTAGCTTATTTCACCAACTTTGTTAGTAAACTCAACAGTTTAGTTGTTAGGTTACGAAAAAATATAGATGTCTCTGTCTCTTCACCAACGCTTTTTGATGATTACGATAGCGATTCCGATGTTTCTTGTTCGTCTACGGCGTCCTcggacgatgaagatgaagaggaagaggaggaagatgacgaagaagatgaggatgttGACTCGATCTTTAGCCGGGTCAACGGAGGTTTCCGCGTGAGAGGATCTGATTATTATAACGACGTTGATGGTGGTGAACGCACGTGGATGAGGCAGAGGTGTAGTGGtagttttggagatttgttCTCGTGGCCTGATCTTGGTGGGATTGGTTCGAGTGGTGTTGTGAAGCTTTGGGATCATTTAGATAGCGacggtggtgatgatgatgatgatgatgatgatcacgaGAATGTTGTGGCTACGTTTCTCAAGAATTGTAGCTTCACATCGTCGCAAGTTTTTCTTGCGGCGGAGAAGAACGGTGTCGACGCCGTTAAAGTGAAGGCGTGTGATCCACGCGCCGGTTTTAAGATGCCGGCGTTGCTTGCGGAGTGGAGGCAGCCGGGGAGGTTGTTAGGGAATATTATCGGGATTGACGCCGGCGGAGTGGAGAAAGTGTACGTCAGGGATGATGTTAGCGGAGAAATCGCGGTGGGAGATTTGAGGAAGTTTAACGGCGTGTTGACGGAGTGTGAGGCTGAGACATGGTGGGACGCGGACGTCATTATCTCGGGATGA